Proteins encoded within one genomic window of Couchioplanes caeruleus:
- a CDS encoding DUF6188 family protein, with amino-acid sequence MKVPTALIGCHVDRTAFDYQVRLGFSAHDPDEGYRVDAELTIETPFLMCDRDGEWHELDPGTGSALGPALDFFRRTVTAVEIRAKGALHLTFDDSAELHVGPHPQYESWSLTGTGVEPVTVGPGGETDWVS; translated from the coding sequence ATGAAGGTCCCCACAGCGCTGATCGGTTGCCACGTCGACCGGACCGCATTCGACTATCAGGTCCGCCTCGGCTTCTCGGCTCACGATCCGGACGAGGGCTACCGGGTCGACGCCGAGCTCACAATCGAGACACCCTTCCTGATGTGTGACCGCGACGGCGAATGGCACGAACTCGACCCCGGCACCGGCTCGGCCCTCGGACCCGCCCTGGACTTCTTCCGACGGACCGTCACTGCCGTCGAGATCCGCGCCAAAGGTGCCCTCCATCTCACCTTCGACGACAGCGCCGAACTGCACGTCGGCCCACACCCTCAGTACGAATCCTGGAGCCTGACCGGGACCGGCGTCGAGCCCGTCACCGTCGGCCCCGGCGGAGAAACCGACTGGGTTTCCTGA
- a CDS encoding zinc-ribbon domain-containing protein: MFLLVGIRTKERLLSTVTLVGEICGVTAPQSVVRTSTKFTAFFIPLFPVRPSRYRLECGNCGAARAVDAGSAARLAA; the protein is encoded by the coding sequence ATGTTCCTTCTCGTCGGCATCCGTACCAAGGAACGGTTGCTCTCCACGGTGACGCTGGTCGGCGAGATCTGCGGCGTGACGGCGCCTCAGAGCGTTGTCCGGACTTCGACGAAGTTCACCGCGTTCTTCATCCCACTTTTCCCCGTCCGGCCCAGCCGGTATCGCTTGGAGTGCGGCAACTGTGGCGCCGCCCGGGCGGTGGATGCGGGTTCGGCGGCTCGCCTCGCCGCGTAG
- a CDS encoding WXG100 family type VII secretion target, producing MNATLTRLDATVRASHPELTAAARYYLATDHQAAAVVDASLPTALGQCQTPLEYEFNAIVCKPVPFTDPRQVTDRLTAPPEPENPSNSLGFMDYLSPTSWAMKGFDIVLGFDPISWLQERFSGDWEAVATMAPVLSNTSAALHDLALNIQSGATTLRPLWQGNAGDAAYDYFTDLSTGIVALQEPLQQMATEYTALADAVWAAGEALGGIIKGMVDAAIIAGIAAAAGTATSWTGVGAVAGYGVAGLEVVNLLNLWGKATELYQLAGAAVAGFRAKLGSALNDLDTITLPTLPGGTGYQHPVAEVAA from the coding sequence GTGAACGCCACGCTGACCCGCCTGGACGCAACCGTCCGCGCCTCTCATCCCGAGCTCACGGCAGCGGCTCGGTACTACCTCGCCACCGATCACCAAGCCGCGGCCGTCGTCGACGCGTCCCTGCCGACCGCGCTCGGGCAGTGCCAGACGCCGCTGGAGTACGAGTTCAACGCGATCGTGTGCAAACCGGTCCCGTTCACCGACCCGCGACAGGTGACCGATCGTCTCACCGCGCCACCGGAGCCGGAGAATCCGTCGAACTCGCTCGGGTTCATGGACTACCTCAGCCCGACCTCGTGGGCCATGAAGGGTTTCGACATCGTCCTGGGCTTCGACCCGATCAGCTGGCTCCAGGAACGGTTCTCCGGCGACTGGGAAGCCGTAGCGACGATGGCACCCGTTCTCAGCAACACCAGCGCCGCCCTGCACGACCTGGCCCTCAATATCCAATCCGGCGCCACCACGTTGCGCCCGCTGTGGCAGGGCAACGCCGGCGACGCCGCGTACGACTACTTCACCGACCTGTCCACCGGCATCGTCGCCCTGCAAGAGCCGCTGCAGCAGATGGCCACCGAATACACAGCCTTGGCCGACGCGGTCTGGGCAGCCGGTGAGGCCCTCGGCGGCATCATCAAAGGCATGGTCGACGCTGCCATCATCGCGGGCATCGCCGCCGCCGCGGGCACTGCCACGTCGTGGACCGGCGTGGGTGCCGTCGCCGGATACGGGGTCGCCGGCCTCGAAGTCGTCAACCTGCTCAACCTGTGGGGCAAGGCAACCGAGCTCTACCAGCTCGCCGGCGCGGCCGTCGCCGGCTTCCGAGCCAAACTCGGATCGGCGCTGAACGACCTCGACACCATCACCCTGCCTACCCTGCCCGGCGGTACCGGCTACCAGCACCCGGTAGCAGAGGTGGCCGCATGA
- a CDS encoding helix-turn-helix transcriptional regulator, translated as MATKKLRLVGAHEIRMMLGGISRQRVYQITSRRDFPTPVAELAMGNVWRTEDVEAWIASRPSRAGAED; from the coding sequence ATGGCCACCAAGAAGCTCCGGCTCGTTGGGGCACACGAAATCCGCATGATGCTCGGCGGGATCAGCCGCCAGCGCGTGTACCAGATCACCAGCCGCCGCGACTTCCCCACCCCGGTCGCCGAGCTGGCAATGGGCAATGTCTGGCGCACCGAGGACGTCGAAGCATGGATCGCGTCGCGACCCTCCCGGGCGGGCGCCGAGGACTAG
- a CDS encoding GntR family transcriptional regulator — MNQGKMRNSREDRVRYMAIVDDIRVDIKSGRLNEGDRIPSQSQLMARYTVTRQTVQKAVAALVAEGLLITRVGAGAYVRGFNPIVRHNLVSPDDPHAVHTNSDTETTLDVDLDLSPPPTVVAALSLNNGDPALRHHRRVTTDGRTVRLATSWYPHDRGASVVGSCAFADRHAADGRNADRRHQPVRSRETVRCRMPDTAERDALSLSPGTPVAEITRHTYDEAGRCIEVHEIVLDGSAHLLVYELPLEPLREPTSDTQTVGVNCDRG; from the coding sequence ATGAACCAGGGAAAGATGAGGAACAGCAGAGAAGATCGTGTTCGCTATATGGCGATTGTTGATGATATCCGTGTGGATATCAAATCGGGGCGCCTCAACGAGGGTGACCGCATACCGTCGCAGTCCCAACTGATGGCACGCTACACGGTCACCCGCCAGACAGTGCAAAAGGCCGTGGCGGCGCTTGTGGCCGAAGGACTCTTAATCACCAGGGTTGGCGCTGGAGCTTATGTGCGCGGATTCAATCCGATAGTCAGACATAATCTTGTCAGCCCCGACGATCCCCATGCGGTTCACACCAACAGCGACACCGAGACAACCCTCGATGTCGACCTTGACCTATCACCGCCGCCGACCGTGGTAGCCGCTTTGAGCCTGAACAACGGCGACCCAGCCCTTCGCCACCACCGCCGCGTTACGACCGACGGCCGCACCGTGCGCCTGGCTACAAGCTGGTACCCGCATGACCGCGGAGCCAGCGTCGTCGGGTCCTGCGCCTTCGCGGACCGCCACGCAGCGGATGGCAGGAACGCCGATCGACGTCACCAACCCGTGCGCAGCCGTGAGACCGTACGCTGCCGAATGCCAGATACCGCTGAGCGCGACGCCCTTAGCTTGAGCCCCGGCACACCAGTTGCCGAGATCACACGCCACACCTATGACGAAGCCGGCCGCTGCATTGAGGTGCACGAAATCGTGCTCGACGGATCAGCTCACCTACTCGTGTACGAACTACCGCTTGAGCCGCTTCGGGAGCCGACTTCCGACACTCAAACGGTTGGAGTCAATTGTGACCGTGGGTGA
- a CDS encoding radical SAM protein: protein MPGIDTYIIKTVSWCNLNCSYCYYYNGADTSFMNRPKYMDRSVVEAAIPKMIDHCLRRGVDNIEITFHGGEPLLQPKEDCRWMMEQFDRVDQAGIRTLRKMQTNGVMFDDGWGELLSQWRTRLGFSIDGPKIAHDRFRVDHAGKGSYDRAVRGLQKALTWADKGLQVGVVSVVDPTLSGDVAYKHLRELGVGNLNFLLPEGNYAHPPYEFTFDNPETPYGRFFAEIFDAWVAENNDEVRIRYFVEIMKGMLGQAPSTDQVGNAPVQVAVIETDGSIEPTDNFKSCTDRLTDLGLSIFHNSFDDLYEHEFFQYCTDTSSILPNECQACPFLDSCGAGRISTRYSEEDGFSRKTIYCADLLYLYRHVQNTLVENGHL, encoded by the coding sequence ATGCCGGGAATTGATACCTACATCATCAAGACGGTTTCGTGGTGCAACCTGAACTGTTCCTACTGCTACTACTACAACGGCGCCGACACCTCCTTTATGAATCGTCCTAAATACATGGACCGCTCGGTGGTCGAAGCCGCGATTCCCAAGATGATTGATCATTGCCTACGTCGCGGTGTAGACAATATCGAAATCACCTTTCATGGCGGAGAGCCCCTCCTGCAGCCCAAGGAGGACTGCCGGTGGATGATGGAACAGTTCGATCGCGTTGACCAAGCAGGCATCCGAACCCTAAGAAAGATGCAAACCAACGGCGTTATGTTCGATGACGGGTGGGGGGAACTACTCTCGCAGTGGCGTACACGCCTCGGTTTCAGCATCGACGGCCCCAAGATTGCGCATGACCGCTTTCGCGTCGACCATGCCGGCAAAGGCAGCTACGATCGCGCCGTCCGAGGGCTCCAGAAGGCTCTGACCTGGGCTGATAAGGGTCTCCAGGTGGGCGTGGTAAGCGTCGTGGACCCCACGCTATCCGGAGACGTAGCCTACAAACACCTCCGCGAGCTCGGTGTTGGCAACCTCAATTTCCTCTTGCCCGAGGGAAACTATGCCCACCCGCCGTACGAGTTCACCTTCGACAACCCGGAAACGCCGTACGGGAGATTCTTCGCCGAGATCTTCGACGCGTGGGTCGCAGAGAACAACGATGAAGTACGTATCCGCTACTTCGTCGAAATCATGAAAGGAATGCTTGGCCAAGCCCCTTCGACCGACCAGGTCGGCAACGCGCCCGTACAGGTAGCCGTCATCGAGACGGACGGATCAATCGAACCGACCGACAACTTCAAGTCCTGCACCGACCGGCTTACCGACCTCGGCCTCTCCATCTTTCACAACTCCTTCGACGACCTCTACGAGCACGAATTCTTTCAATACTGCACCGACACATCCTCAATCCTGCCGAACGAGTGTCAAGCTTGTCCGTTTCTTGACAGCTGCGGCGCAGGGCGGATATCTACTCGATACAGCGAGGAAGACGGGTTCTCCCGTAAGACCATCTATTGTGCAGACCTGCTGTACCTCTATCGTCACGTACAAAACACACTCGTAGAGAACGGGCACCTATAG
- a CDS encoding ArsR/SmtB family transcription factor encodes MPAQSYVPQAQLEITTSEQISAFSHATRQKILRVLVQRPCTNKQVADALGETPPRIYHHIRELERAGLIKLVYTAPHGSVIEKYYAAVALRFKLVADFSAMPEQAAVASSALVAAEEDLQTAVTQHPNQHVHIRILHESTWLNPDERRTVEDLIGQLGEIMQKSIQSGPQHSNAKPLSLLVLAHYPAD; translated from the coding sequence ATGCCTGCACAGAGTTATGTTCCTCAGGCGCAACTTGAAATCACTACCAGTGAACAGATATCGGCCTTTTCTCATGCCACCCGACAGAAGATTCTGAGGGTACTAGTGCAGCGTCCCTGCACAAACAAGCAGGTTGCCGACGCGTTGGGCGAAACTCCTCCACGCATCTATCACCACATTCGCGAACTGGAGCGAGCGGGTCTCATTAAACTAGTGTATACCGCCCCCCACGGCAGCGTTATTGAGAAGTATTACGCAGCAGTGGCGCTGAGATTTAAGTTGGTCGCCGACTTCTCCGCCATGCCAGAGCAGGCCGCAGTGGCCTCATCGGCGTTGGTCGCTGCAGAAGAAGACCTGCAAACCGCAGTCACGCAACATCCAAATCAGCATGTGCACATCAGGATTCTGCATGAAAGTACCTGGCTCAACCCCGACGAGCGCCGCACGGTCGAAGACTTGATCGGCCAGCTCGGCGAGATCATGCAAAAATCCATCCAGTCAGGCCCACAGCATAGTAATGCGAAGCCCTTGAGTCTGCTCGTGCTGGCACACTACCCGGCCGATTGA
- a CDS encoding MFS transporter codes for MSVAQSVSGRLRQATGPLHGNWRFSTVWFGQALSCFGDPLQRIAIVYIILSQYGDPLLLSQVVVAFAVPSALAALFGGVISDRYSPRRVMFWSDIVRALSAAALAVLAATNGSTTLITIVLAIAGTAGGAFLPASRSVVTSLVDSNNLQSANSLMQINPQLAMFIGAPVGTLIVAAYGPSTALIINAVSFIISAISCLAIPRMTASIAASGQRIMSEAWDGIRYLARHGALTVLVVMDMVIDFATAGQLAVGLPILAHERGNAADFGILLGGFGAGSILGLVLMAVVPPIKRRRGLLICWLQLAQAPLLGAIAFTDIVVSTALLALMAALNGVALVLYLGVIHDYTEPRLLGRVMALTVVAGLSLQPLAQLATGFAAEFGNSALPFIAGSLIMAIASAIALGSARVRKLA; via the coding sequence ATGAGTGTGGCCCAATCGGTTTCAGGCCGATTAAGGCAGGCAACCGGACCGTTACACGGAAACTGGCGCTTCTCCACAGTCTGGTTCGGGCAGGCGCTTAGCTGCTTCGGTGATCCACTGCAGCGCATCGCGATCGTCTACATCATCCTGTCCCAGTACGGCGACCCTCTACTGCTCAGCCAGGTAGTGGTGGCTTTCGCCGTGCCCTCCGCCCTAGCCGCGCTGTTTGGCGGCGTCATATCCGACCGGTACAGCCCTCGCCGCGTTATGTTCTGGTCTGATATCGTCCGTGCGCTCTCCGCCGCCGCGCTGGCAGTACTTGCCGCTACCAACGGCTCTACCACCCTGATCACTATTGTCCTAGCGATCGCCGGCACGGCGGGCGGCGCCTTCTTGCCTGCTAGCCGCTCGGTTGTTACGAGCCTGGTCGATAGCAACAACCTGCAATCAGCTAACTCTCTGATGCAGATCAACCCCCAACTCGCCATGTTCATCGGAGCTCCGGTCGGAACTCTCATCGTTGCTGCCTACGGTCCCTCCACAGCGCTGATAATCAACGCCGTTTCGTTCATCATCTCCGCCATCTCCTGCCTCGCCATACCACGCATGACGGCCAGCATTGCCGCGTCGGGCCAGCGGATCATGAGTGAAGCTTGGGATGGAATTCGTTACCTCGCTCGTCACGGTGCTTTAACTGTGTTAGTGGTCATGGATATGGTCATTGACTTCGCCACCGCAGGCCAGCTCGCCGTGGGCCTGCCGATCCTGGCGCACGAAAGGGGCAACGCGGCCGATTTTGGCATCCTGCTCGGTGGTTTCGGCGCGGGTTCAATCCTCGGCCTGGTTCTCATGGCAGTCGTGCCTCCAATCAAACGCAGACGCGGCCTGCTGATCTGCTGGCTGCAGCTCGCCCAGGCTCCCTTGCTCGGCGCCATCGCCTTCACGGACATCGTTGTGTCCACGGCCCTACTGGCGCTAATGGCTGCACTGAACGGCGTAGCCTTGGTGTTGTATTTAGGCGTCATTCATGATTACACCGAGCCGCGTCTTCTTGGCCGAGTGATGGCTCTGACAGTTGTTGCGGGCCTATCGTTGCAACCCCTTGCGCAACTCGCTACTGGGTTCGCGGCCGAATTTGGCAACTCCGCACTACCCTTTATAGCCGGATCGCTCATCATGGCTATCGCAAGTGCGATCGCCCTGGGCTCGGCTCGTGTACGGAAGTTGGCCTGA
- a CDS encoding DUF1152 domain-containing protein has translation MTTTLSVAAGGGGDALAALIADRVLNPGSSEQIVASFSWDRYILDPTPGPRTIQDFEGLVQHTRHVWEVTATSQLRTGGISGLAILAQHTEGRFFLLDPSRGADGIREQLADLAALASASSVTLVDVGGDIAASGLEPELSSPLADSLALAAVAGLSLPGQVVVGGPGLDGELSGDYVRARMARAGATNRRVTSPDVKAYVSVLDRHPSEATALLSAAALGIEGQAEIRDSAALVPLDAASADLLLADCRAVLAINQVAQALAGSRSFTEAEHATREICGRTELDHERRKAATLTRTAYRAPTATELQDRITAHRLRAVERGATLTSLRRLGEVAGLRTYEPKLIRAAAGDLAYDDVPLCRL, from the coding sequence GTGACTACGACACTGTCCGTCGCAGCAGGCGGCGGAGGCGACGCCCTGGCGGCATTGATCGCCGATCGTGTTCTGAACCCCGGGTCGTCCGAGCAGATAGTCGCCAGCTTCTCGTGGGACCGATACATCCTCGACCCGACACCGGGCCCTAGGACAATCCAAGACTTCGAGGGCCTGGTTCAGCACACCCGGCATGTCTGGGAAGTAACTGCGACAAGCCAACTGCGCACAGGCGGAATCTCTGGTCTAGCGATTCTCGCGCAACACACCGAGGGGCGATTCTTCCTCCTCGACCCCTCACGCGGCGCCGACGGCATCCGGGAGCAGCTCGCCGACCTGGCCGCGTTAGCGTCAGCCTCATCTGTGACCCTGGTCGACGTCGGCGGCGACATCGCCGCGAGCGGACTGGAACCAGAACTGTCCAGCCCGCTTGCCGACTCCCTAGCCCTGGCTGCGGTAGCCGGCCTTTCCCTTCCTGGACAGGTGGTCGTCGGCGGCCCGGGACTCGACGGAGAACTCTCTGGTGACTACGTACGCGCAAGGATGGCGAGAGCGGGCGCAACCAATCGCCGAGTAACCTCACCCGACGTCAAGGCGTACGTCTCCGTCCTCGACCGACACCCATCCGAGGCAACCGCCTTGCTCTCCGCGGCAGCACTCGGAATCGAAGGGCAAGCCGAGATCCGCGACAGCGCGGCACTTGTCCCACTCGACGCCGCCAGCGCTGATCTCCTACTAGCGGACTGCCGCGCTGTCCTCGCCATCAATCAGGTCGCCCAGGCGCTCGCCGGCTCCCGATCGTTCACCGAGGCAGAACACGCGACCCGAGAAATCTGCGGACGAACTGAACTCGACCACGAACGCCGCAAAGCCGCGACACTCACACGAACCGCCTACCGTGCACCCACCGCCACTGAACTTCAAGACCGGATAACTGCACATCGCCTCCGAGCGGTCGAACGCGGCGCCACACTCACAAGCCTCCGCAGGCTAGGCGAGGTAGCTGGGCTGCGCACCTACGAACCGAAGCTCATCCGAGCCGCAGCCGGCGACCTCGCCTACGACGACGTCCCGCTCTGCCGGTTATAG
- a CDS encoding GntR family transcriptional regulator produces MPEIKVVLPKYLQIAGHIRDQILRGDLQPGDEVDSERKIAEVWKVARPTATRALDTLRREGLIESQQGSGTRVRDVRTHRRASHRYHRYLAQGAQYAQDESMELLGVGIVDAPGHVAEALNLARPARVMTRHRLISREGVGPVEISTSWWPASLAEHAPRLLEPASLGGIGSVRYVESATGRKASYARDQVSARLATTQEAELLQLSDAPAAVLAYRHTVYDSADQILEFAEAVYPPGVWSLEQEYPIEA; encoded by the coding sequence GTGCCTGAGATCAAAGTCGTTCTTCCGAAGTACCTCCAGATCGCGGGACATATCCGTGATCAGATCCTTCGAGGTGACCTTCAACCGGGCGATGAGGTGGACAGCGAGCGCAAGATCGCCGAAGTCTGGAAGGTGGCTCGGCCCACTGCGACCCGCGCGCTGGACACCCTCCGGCGGGAAGGGCTCATCGAATCACAGCAAGGATCAGGCACACGGGTACGCGACGTTCGCACCCATCGGCGTGCCTCGCATCGGTACCACCGCTACCTTGCTCAAGGCGCGCAATACGCCCAAGACGAGTCGATGGAACTCCTCGGCGTGGGGATCGTAGACGCGCCCGGCCATGTGGCAGAGGCACTGAATCTGGCTCGACCGGCCCGCGTGATGACGCGGCACCGGCTGATCTCCCGCGAGGGCGTCGGGCCGGTGGAGATCTCGACATCATGGTGGCCTGCATCCTTGGCAGAGCATGCCCCTCGACTGTTAGAGCCGGCTTCGCTCGGGGGAATCGGAAGCGTCCGCTACGTCGAGTCGGCGACAGGCAGGAAAGCGTCATATGCCCGCGACCAGGTCTCTGCCCGGCTAGCGACGACTCAAGAAGCGGAGCTCCTTCAGCTAAGCGACGCTCCGGCCGCGGTCCTCGCCTACCGGCACACGGTGTACGACTCGGCGGATCAGATCTTGGAGTTCGCTGAGGCGGTCTACCCACCAGGCGTGTGGAGCCTCGAACAGGAGTACCCCATCGAGGCCTGA
- a CDS encoding single-stranded DNA-binding protein, protein MANETTITMVGNLTADPELRFLPNGTAMVKFTIASTPRTLDRQSGEWKDGDPLFLTCTGWRDLAEHIAESLTKGTRVIVTGRLKLSRWEDKETKEKRSAYGLDVDEIGPSLRFAQAKVQRMNRSSKNDGFIPDAPQDDAWSIAAPASASAA, encoded by the coding sequence ATGGCGAACGAAACCACGATCACCATGGTCGGCAACCTCACCGCCGACCCCGAACTGCGGTTCCTGCCGAATGGCACCGCGATGGTGAAGTTCACCATCGCGTCCACGCCGCGCACCCTCGACCGTCAGTCGGGCGAGTGGAAGGACGGCGACCCGCTGTTCCTGACCTGCACCGGCTGGCGCGACCTGGCCGAGCACATCGCCGAGTCGCTGACCAAGGGCACCCGGGTCATCGTCACCGGCCGTCTGAAGCTGTCGCGGTGGGAGGACAAAGAAACCAAGGAGAAGCGCTCGGCGTACGGCCTGGACGTCGATGAGATCGGCCCGAGCCTGCGCTTTGCTCAGGCCAAGGTGCAGCGGATGAACCGCAGCAGCAAGAACGATGGGTTCATCCCCGACGCGCCGCAGGACGACGCCTGGAGCATCGCCGCTCCGGCTTCGGCGTCGGCGGCCTGA
- a CDS encoding FtsK/SpoIIIE domain-containing protein, with protein MPPVLAANTTLGPVKPGLPLSIFDPIPIGIDEFGMQVLIRLIWRNLLIGGEPGAGKSALLNVLVAYAALCLNCKLILLDGKQVELGQWRKCADAFVGPNIVQALVLLTKLQKMMDNRYAFLLDCERRKVVEKIQTLSPITGEIIWVPDAFLPYVVAIDEIAYYSATTGDKKQREEFAALLRDLVARGRAVGIIVIAATQRPSSDIIPTSLRDLFAWRFAGRCTNDSSSDIVLGHGWAQKNWSANSISPNNPGAGLLIAEGGSPQLVKTAYLDDRTCAAIAAHAASLRATVTAADRRALRAVPAAA; from the coding sequence GTGCCACCCGTCCTCGCTGCGAACACCACACTGGGGCCGGTCAAGCCCGGCCTGCCCCTGTCAATCTTCGACCCGATCCCGATCGGGATCGACGAGTTCGGCATGCAGGTACTGATCCGGCTGATCTGGCGCAACCTGCTGATCGGCGGCGAGCCCGGCGCGGGCAAGTCGGCGCTGCTGAACGTACTCGTCGCCTACGCGGCGCTGTGCCTGAACTGCAAGCTGATCCTGCTGGACGGCAAGCAGGTCGAACTCGGCCAGTGGCGCAAATGCGCCGACGCGTTCGTCGGCCCGAACATCGTCCAAGCACTGGTCCTGCTGACCAAGTTGCAGAAGATGATGGACAACCGGTACGCGTTCCTGCTCGACTGCGAACGCCGCAAGGTCGTCGAGAAGATCCAGACCCTCTCACCGATCACCGGGGAGATCATCTGGGTACCGGACGCGTTCCTGCCCTACGTGGTCGCGATCGACGAGATCGCCTACTACTCAGCCACGACCGGGGACAAGAAGCAGCGCGAAGAGTTCGCCGCGCTGCTGCGCGACCTGGTCGCCCGGGGCCGGGCGGTCGGCATCATCGTCATCGCCGCCACCCAACGCCCATCCTCGGACATCATCCCGACGTCGCTGCGGGACCTGTTCGCGTGGCGCTTCGCCGGGCGCTGCACCAACGACAGCAGCTCGGACATCGTCCTCGGGCACGGCTGGGCGCAGAAGAACTGGTCGGCCAACTCGATCAGTCCTAACAACCCCGGCGCGGGGCTGCTCATCGCCGAAGGCGGCAGCCCGCAGCTCGTGAAGACCGCCTACCTGGATGACCGCACCTGCGCGGCCATCGCCGCCCACGCGGCTTCCTTGCGCGCCACCGTCACCGCCGCCGACCGTCGCGCGTTGCGGGCGGTCCCCGCCGCGGCCTGA